In one window of Pseudorasbora parva isolate DD20220531a chromosome 7, ASM2467924v1, whole genome shotgun sequence DNA:
- the ndufb9 gene encoding NADH dehydrogenase [ubiquinone] 1 beta subcomplex subunit 9, protein MAAAYLTHQQKVLRLYKKSLRHIESWCIFRDKYRFYACLLRARFDESKHEKDMVKATMMLKAGEEEFWTNQHPQPYLFPDSPGGTSYERYECYKVPEWCLDHWHPSERALYPDYFAKREQWKKLRAQSWDREVQQLQAETPAEGPKSEALPPARKEGDLPPLWWQFVTRPRERPM, encoded by the exons ATGGCGGCCGCCTATCTGACCCACCAGCAGAAGGTCCTGCGGCTCTACAAGAAATCCCTGAGACACATCGAGTCCTGGTGCAtcttcag ggATAAGTACCGCTTCTACGCGTGTTTGCTGCGCGCGCGCTTCGACGAGAGCAAGCATGAGAAGGATATGGTGAAGGCCACGATGATGCTGAAGGCGGGAGAGGAGGAGTTCTGGACCAATCAGCATCCACAGCCTTACCTGTTCCCCGACTCACCTGGGGGCACGTCCTACGAGCGCTACGAGTGCtacaag GTCCCTGAATGGTGTCTGGATCACTGGCATCCCTCAGAGAGAGCTCTGTATCCGGATTACTTTGCTAAGAGGGAGCAGTGGAAGAAGCTGCGCGCTCAGAGCTGGGACAGAGAG GTCCAGCAGCTGCAGGCCGAGACCCCCGCCGAGGGCCCGAAGTCTGAGGCTCTTCCTCCGGCCCGTAAGGAAGGAGATCTGCCTCCTCTGTGGTGGCAGTTCGTCACGCGGCCCAGAGAGCGGCCCATGTGA